The genomic stretch TGTACTCTATATCCTCTGGATTGTCGTAGTTTGAACCGTTAACCGCGTTGTAAAGCGCAAGCGTCCACTCTCGATTTGCCGGATTGCCGAAAAGGTATTTGAATACCCTGTCTTTATGTTCGTCGTTCACTGCCAACTATCTCGCCTCCCTATTTTCTGCGTCTGTAACAAGTACCGCCGTAATTATCTCGCGCCCATCGCCACCGTAACTCTCCGCATAACCGCGCTCCACTATCTGCTGTGCGCCTACACGTTTCATCTCTTCGACACCCGCGCTCGTTTTCGATAACTTGAACTCAAGTACTACTGTCAGATTCTTGAATTGGATCACCACATCAGCGCGTCCCTTTGAGGTATGAGGCTCACTGTACGAGATTATTCCAGCACCACGCAACAGCATTACGAACATTGAGCGATACCAGAACTCATTTCTGGGGTTGCGCTCTTTGCTACCCGGAGTCGTGTAGTCATCGTAGGCCACTCCCGCAAGCGCAATGTTATACAGCCTCACGATTTCAGGTATATCTCCCTCACGCAATGCCTTCCAGATTTGATTGCCCAGAAGCGCGTAACCTTCTACTCGGTATACCAGCTTCAGGTACATGCTTGACAGCGAGTTCCTCACTTCCCGATTCGGGTAATCAAGCGTCAATAACTGCTCTTCTTTCTTCTCGATTGTCAGATAACCGCTCTGGTACAGGAAACTTGCCGCGTCCGCCTGCTCTATCTCCTGTGCGCTTATGAAGTCATTGCTGTTGATTACTATGTGCCGATACTCTTCGGGGTCTAAGATTTGGTGTTCCTTCATCCATTCTACGATGAATGACGGCGAGCCGCTCTCGTACCAGTAGTTTCGGAACTCTCCCTTCTTCAGGCATTGCAGGATTGAGAACGGATTGTACAGCCTCGTTCGACCGTCAAAGCTGAAGCCGTCATAGTAATCTCTCAGACGCTCAATTAGCTCATCACGAGGTATTCCCATGTCCGCTGAGGCCGCTTCAAGCCAGCCCGCAAAATAGTACTCCAATTCCCACTGCGTGTAACCTGCTATATCGCCGCAACTTTTGTCCATTGATATATCCTCAAGGTTATTCATGGCCGAGAACACGCCCATCTTGCTGAATTTCGATATTCCCGTTATTAACACAAAGCGCAGGTACTCGTCGCAACTCTTCAGCACCGTGTAGAATGAGCGCAATACTTCTCGCATTTCGTGCGCTTTCCTTATGTCTGAGAGATTATCCAGTATCGGCTTGTCGTATTCGTCTACAAGCACTACAACCTGCCCCTGAGATGATATTTCCTCGATTAAATCTATTAATTTGCCCGTCATGCTCTGACTATGTAATTTTACTTTATTCTTTCGGGCTGTTCGCTCTATCATTTCGCTTAATGCCTGTTCTATCGTTACTGAGTCTGTTAGTTTCAACGACGATATATCGAACCTCAGCACTGGTGAAGGATTCTCTGACTGTCGTGTAACCCATTCTTCCGCCGCAAGTCCCTTGAAATACTCTTTGCGCCCCCTGAACATCGCGTCTAATGTCGAGAGCATCAACGACTTTCCGAATCGGCGGGGGCGTGAGAGAAAATACCGCTCTCCCTGTTCGATAAGTTCAAGCAATTTCCCCGTCTTATCAACATACAAGTAATTCTGTTCCCTT from Synergistaceae bacterium encodes the following:
- a CDS encoding AAA family ATPase yields the protein MKKLPIGVQDFVKIREQNYLYVDKTGKLLELIEQGERYFLSRPRRFGKSLMLSTLDAMFRGRKEYFKGLAAEEWVTRQSENPSPVLRFDISSLKLTDSVTIEQALSEMIERTARKNKVKLHSQSMTGKLIDLIEEISSQGQVVVLVDEYDKPILDNLSDIRKAHEMREVLRSFYTVLKSCDEYLRFVLITGISKFSKMGVFSAMNNLEDISMDKSCGDIAGYTQWELEYYFAGWLEAASADMGIPRDELIERLRDYYDGFSFDGRTRLYNPFSILQCLKKGEFRNYWYESGSPSFIVEWMKEHQILDPEEYRHIVINSNDFISAQEIEQADAASFLYQSGYLTIEKKEEQLLTLDYPNREVRNSLSSMYLKLVYRVEGYALLGNQIWKALREGDIPEIVRLYNIALAGVAYDDYTTPGSKERNPRNEFWYRSMFVMLLRGAGIISYSEPHTSKGRADVVIQFKNLTVVLEFKLSKTSAGVEEMKRVGAQQIVERGYAESYGGDGREIITAVLVTDAENREAR